From the genome of Polypterus senegalus isolate Bchr_013 chromosome 8, ASM1683550v1, whole genome shotgun sequence:
TTCCAATGATGTTTACTACAGAAATACCAATGTTCagcatagaaaatatttaaaagttgttTGAGTAAAATAAGTGTCATAATGATAGTTTATGCTGACatacttaaaaatacaaaatgcagagTTCACCTTTCAAGTGCTTTGAATAGTGTATGGCAAAATATATACTAAGCAGAACCAATGATCTTGCATGCTGTACTTACCAGGATGATTTTTTACCTTGCTGTTTCTCTGAATCCTAGCATACAGCACCACCTGCTGGATGATTTTAAGCTGTTCTTCTAGTGGAAGAAAGTGGAAGTCTGTGCACTCTTGACAAACTGTGGCAAAATCTGACAGTATAAAAAGATAGTTACCATTGATCTCAGTTTCAAAGCAAAGGTGATCagcttgaataataataataaaaataaaaaaaaaaatcactaaaaatcaACTATACCTCTTTTAATGCCACTGTATGAATTTATGCGGTTATCAACAAGTAAAACCAAACCACAGAGTGATGTAGAATATAGGGAGAGTGCTGTCTGCAGCCTATGAAGTTTGATTCCACTACGATGGTTGCGCTTATGCTTGCAGAAATCAAGTACATCAGCACGAATTAATCTCAAATTGTGCATGGTCTTTAGTTGTGCTcctggaaggaaggaaggaagaacaGAAAGAACGTTACTGACTATAATAATTTAAAGTTAACAAATCCAATTAACTTCTGTTTTcaggaaattaattttaaatgcgggtgaatgcattgcattttatatgTTGGTACTCCGAACACTGAATATTAGTATTTCAATTCATAGCCAAATATTGTATGTCAAATTACAGCACTTTTCTTGCtgcaatccacagcaaacatcTTTATGTTGAAAAACAAAGTCAGTGTTATGTATTCTGAGCAAAAGTaactttttctgatattttttaggatcaaatattttttaaaagaaagaacgACTGTGAAAAGGAATGTAATAAAAAATCCAGAGTGACTGCTTGACagcattttacagtttattactTTAAATAACTCTCTTACTATGTAATGTTAGACAGCAGTACCATTTCTCAAGCAGTTTCACAGCAACAATACTATATGCATGTGATGCTCACAATGTCCATTGCTTGTTTGTGTTGTATTCTACCGTATTTATCATTTATACATAACACTCCTTTTGCTCAAGATCTGAAaggttattgtttttcttttgtatttcttaAATCACTAACTACTTCCTGTTTACCATCTTTTAAAAGACCTTGTGAAGGACTTTTTGCCAGTCTCTGAGTTGATTCCTGCTAGCTCCAAATTAACTGCCAGGTTTTCCCAAGTTTGCATCTGCCTTATCAGATTACCCTAATTTTGTCTCTCAGCCAACTTctgtattttataacatttgttaAGCTGGGAGTAAAGCAAGATAAATTCCACAGACTAAGATTTTGGAACAGCACGGAAGGAAGCTTGTGAACTCTGCACCAGTAATTATTACAAAAGCTACAATAaccaaaacaatgtgaaaatggatTTGTGCATAActatatcatatacagtaaataatgtaAACTATGAGCACATTTCAGGAGCTTCCTTTTGTCAAATTATTTCAAGTACTTTCATTTGGAGTGACAAGTAAGTATTTAACTAGtgtaatgaatgaaatgaaaatgaaaattgcaactattgttaaatatgttaaataatttgaaagcacttcatttttttctcctcagCTATGAAAGTAACAAAATCAGAGTGCAAGAAAATAACTGACATGACCTGCAGTGCAGATTTCTGAGAGAATAACCAACTTTAAGTGTCAAAACAAGTTTTGTAAATTGGAGACTCATCCAATTGTATTTAGCTaacattctgaaaagaaaattATACACGCATTCCAGACAATAATTTGCATCACATTAAATGGTCTGGGTTTCATGCCACTAACCGAGATGGATGGTAAAGCTTTCTTCCAGTTGGCGCTGTTCCTCATATATCCGTTCATTGCCCTCCTGAGATCCTCTCAGCTGACTTGGTTGTACTTTGATTTCCtcactgtaaaattaaaaatataaaaacatgtctgaaaatgctattacataaaaatgaaagtggTACTATGAAATGATTGAAGAAAATGGCCAAATTTGCTACTTTACTATTTTTATTCCCTTCAAgttgaagaaaaaaatttcaaactTTCAGGATGCATTCAAGGTATTTATTTTAGAACTGGCAGCTACAAATAATACTGGCGGCAAACATAGTTGCATCCCATCCAAGTGAAAGTTATTTTTAATCTAACAAAGTGATAATATTGATGTAGTAAGTGATTTGCATGCAGAGAGTTCAGACAAAAAAGGGTCAAAAATATACTTGACTGAGCTGTTATTTGGATTCTGTAAATCTTGGTGTAGCTTCATCACCCATTCTTGATATTCCTGTTTCTGAATACTTGTAAGCTGTTTCAGCTCACTAGCCCATTTATTTTCAAGTTCCTGAAattaagcaacaaaaaataactgCTTAATGTCActtgaattaattattttattcataaaacatAAAGTTTTGTTATATCTATGAGATATGAAAGTGTGATGTTTTTCGTAAGTAATCATAAATCCgttaattttataaaacaaagtaATGCCAAAATTCATTGTTATAGACACAACTGAATTACACCACCAAAAATCCAGGTGACATAAATGTCCAGCAAATACATGTGGCTTTTAAGTGTTATAAGGACATGACACAGAAAACAGCAAGAGGTACAAAAAGCACCCAAAGTTTATACCCCGAACCTGAAAATTGAATCTAACCACTGTTTTATTGAtaactgcaaaaaatataaactgaaaatgtaGGCAAGTGtagttaaataaattaaagttaacCTAAACCTTTCCTCACCTGCTGAGAATCAAAATGTTTTGCAGCAACAGTATTTACGTCATGATCACTTCGTGTTTTCCCAAGACCCTGCATCACTTCATCCATTTCATGGGACTGCCTGTTTTAGaaagttggaaaaaaaagaaaccttttggGAATGTATTTTGCAAAACTTTATCgcatcataat
Proteins encoded in this window:
- the c8h12orf4 gene encoding protein C12orf4 homolog isoform X2; protein product: MDEVMQGLGKTRSDHDVNTVAAKHFDSQQELENKWASELKQLTSIQKQEYQEWVMKLHQDLQNPNNSSVNEEIKVQPSQLRGSQEGNERIYEEQRQLEESFTIHLGAQLKTMHNLRLIRADVLDFCKHKRNHRSGIKLHRLQTALSLYSTSLCGLVLLVDNRINSYSGIKRDFATVCQECTDFHFLPLEEQLKIIQQVVLYARIQRNSKVKNHPDVLKNGSSEDKYKNIERNPSNIFPGEFYITRHSNLSEVHIMFHLCVDDNVRSGNITARDPAIMGLRNILKVCCTHDITTITIPLLLVHDMSEEMTIPWCLKRAELVFKCVKGFMMEMASWDGGISRTVQFLVPRSISEEMFYQLSNMLPQIFRVSSTLTLTSKR